The following are encoded together in the Ignavibacteriales bacterium genome:
- a CDS encoding C25 family cysteine peptidase, which yields MKKFTLFLALLFTMSVLHSQVQFISEKIQENKHILYYQNDFNFNLKQIAGQNKLIFDYPFDESKSEQFNLPVSDIFVPIQTNSNPVVKFTIENEEQIAASPEINPTVTFDNQKIFHYEYNTSIPKYYNTKFLLINGQLINDGKSYLHLSISPFIFDPNKRNIRRILKFRLEIIYPNNITATFSFNNNLNSISESKINYNNNKFGNHILIENDSTDDWIDYNANYIKIGVAKNAIYRLRYSDLNYYFNFSSVSPKSFKLINKGKEIPIFVSGEADNSFDPNDYIEFVGERNMGGKNRDLNIFGEPYNEYIDRYSDTTIYWFTWNGENGKHVVIGDNESASPSSDTLKYYNEVIHYEINNWFDFSMADQVRREMPFWYENKTWVDNQLGVGTRNYTFAISNLYSEGTVNVFSRLQDYASNISQNAHLLAISVNNAERQDSGYINKYGQKILRGKYPVKDLNDGNNSLKIHSFTTTASLNTCAFDWYEVEYPRWVMTYNDSLIFSFPFIDLSSAIKGIKITNVLSDSIVVWKYGGSFKKYNLTRSNNEIIFFDTLTNQNKFILINKNKIQTPKFYYVKQFVNLRNSQNHADYLAITNKKFISKTNDYASFISNSYNVNAKVIDVDDIYDEFAYGYFNPEAIKDFLKATHSYWQSPYPEYVCLIGGATYDYHGNKTKFMNIPPKYNFVPSFGASVSDNWFVTWDTTGAYVPQMNVGRIPVTSEQELSYYMNKHINYISKGFDSWNKRFIFFSGGTGDNQSQLDQLREVNNYVIDNFVSPPPVGGIQKHFYKTINPNTNFGPYTEGEFQKTINDGAVIISYLGHSGTQTWDNSITQASQLNNNVNRNPLITDFGCSTARFAEPDVTSFSQLFVTSNEGEAIAYIGNSSLGFLSSSLLAPKLFYEKVLKDSIYTISEALKQAKLTMLQTYGSSGVYQLFALTNTLIGDPIARLPIPNKANLSISAADIHLKSANPSDLTESLSIFIKFYNYGKVTSDSFTIVIKDAVNDSSNFSLSLKKTLPKFSDSLVISIPIRKKPGEHVLTIQLDAENSIDELSEMDNFVTVKYLVVGSTIKTSLLNSVENGLGNTLRLFNPSSKQLSDSLEMEFATNENFKNSRTLFKTLDTLITSLSIADFENNKRYWARAKIVGNTPFGSFFSFIKTKESKYLLSDSLSFSRTTLANLKYQKTGIEFDSSIVAFSALSAGFYDGNSALIQKNGNSYIPENTLRGHHICLFDDSSFAFKGYRHFDLLGGGATEINNYINFLNTLSDKFTVIIAVSNEGSVSSPILKNLIKNFGSKFIDSLTFGGSWAIIGKKGAFPGSVPEAYSQPFKGKVQIDTTFYLPNKNGSLLSSEIGPVGRWDSLSVNQLVSNELISSYRPLGIRDNGIVDTLNFLSLNNNAANLSFIDAKVYPKIKILSNFKTDSDSISPNLSSLSVKFHMLPELVTNYQVVSVSKDSLIQGDSTKLKFYVYNVGESQADSFKVKVDLVKPDNSQRILMDSLVVKLDSMSRKYFEYNYLSNQYDNYGNMKFKISIDSEGKVRELYKDNNIYEIPFIVKRDTTKTSVSSASVNVTFDGVSISDGDFISPSPNIQMTLTYPVWFSVSDTSAVQFFLDEEKVSYSQLDINSDTIKRKIIFRYLPTLNDGEHTFRVFGKNIIGNLENGPGYEKTFQVSNDLKLIDVYNYPNPFKDKTDFTFILTQFPDELKIKIYTVAGRLIREIDGRQYPLRINFNRINWDGKDQDGSTVANGVYLYKVIVKKDGKTENVTQKLAIVR from the coding sequence ATGAAAAAATTTACTCTTTTCCTGGCATTACTATTTACTATGTCGGTTTTACACTCACAAGTTCAATTTATTTCGGAAAAAATTCAAGAAAACAAACATATTTTGTACTATCAAAATGATTTTAATTTTAACCTAAAACAGATTGCTGGTCAAAATAAATTAATTTTTGATTACCCTTTCGATGAATCGAAGTCGGAACAATTTAACTTACCAGTTTCAGATATATTTGTTCCTATTCAAACAAACTCCAATCCAGTTGTGAAATTCACTATTGAAAATGAAGAACAAATTGCAGCATCACCGGAGATAAATCCAACGGTTACGTTTGATAATCAAAAAATATTCCATTATGAATATAATACATCGATTCCAAAATATTACAATACAAAATTCTTACTAATAAATGGTCAATTAATAAATGACGGTAAAAGTTATCTTCACCTTTCAATTTCTCCTTTTATTTTTGATCCCAATAAGAGAAACATTCGAAGAATTTTAAAATTCCGTTTGGAAATCATTTATCCAAACAACATTACCGCAACTTTCTCTTTTAATAACAATTTAAATTCTATATCAGAAAGTAAAATCAATTATAACAATAACAAATTTGGCAACCATATCCTTATTGAAAATGATTCAACAGACGATTGGATTGATTATAATGCAAATTATATCAAAATTGGTGTTGCTAAAAATGCCATTTATCGATTAAGGTATAGTGACCTGAATTATTATTTTAATTTTTCTTCCGTTAGTCCTAAATCATTTAAACTTATAAATAAGGGGAAAGAAATTCCGATTTTTGTTTCGGGTGAAGCAGATAATTCTTTCGATCCAAATGATTATATCGAATTTGTTGGTGAACGCAATATGGGTGGTAAGAACCGTGATTTAAATATTTTTGGAGAACCCTATAACGAATATATTGATAGGTACTCGGATACAACTATTTATTGGTTTACATGGAATGGAGAAAATGGTAAGCATGTGGTAATTGGAGATAATGAATCGGCAAGTCCAAGTTCAGATACTTTAAAATACTATAATGAAGTTATTCATTACGAAATAAATAATTGGTTTGATTTTTCAATGGCAGATCAAGTTAGACGAGAAATGCCTTTTTGGTATGAGAATAAGACTTGGGTTGATAATCAACTAGGCGTTGGGACCCGAAATTATACATTTGCAATTTCTAATTTATATTCTGAGGGAACTGTTAATGTATTTTCCAGGCTTCAAGATTATGCTTCAAATATATCTCAGAACGCCCACCTTTTAGCTATTTCGGTTAATAATGCAGAAAGACAAGATTCGGGATATATTAATAAATATGGTCAAAAAATCCTTCGAGGAAAATATCCTGTGAAAGATTTAAATGATGGAAATAATTCATTAAAAATTCATTCCTTCACTACAACTGCAAGTTTAAATACTTGTGCTTTCGATTGGTACGAAGTAGAATATCCAAGATGGGTAATGACTTATAATGATTCTCTGATATTTTCCTTTCCTTTTATTGATTTGTCTTCGGCCATTAAAGGAATTAAAATTACAAATGTTTTAAGTGATTCAATTGTTGTTTGGAAATATGGCGGATCTTTTAAGAAATATAATTTAACACGAAGTAACAACGAAATTATTTTCTTTGATACATTAACAAACCAAAATAAGTTTATTTTAATTAATAAAAATAAAATCCAAACACCTAAGTTTTATTACGTAAAGCAGTTTGTCAACTTAAGAAACTCACAAAATCATGCAGATTATCTTGCAATTACTAATAAAAAGTTTATCTCCAAAACAAACGATTACGCCTCTTTTATTTCAAATAGTTATAATGTTAATGCAAAAGTAATTGATGTTGACGACATTTACGACGAGTTTGCCTATGGTTATTTTAACCCAGAAGCTATTAAAGATTTTTTAAAAGCTACTCATAGCTATTGGCAATCTCCCTATCCGGAATATGTTTGTTTAATTGGCGGAGCTACCTATGATTATCATGGGAATAAAACTAAATTTATGAATATTCCGCCTAAATATAATTTCGTTCCTTCCTTTGGTGCTTCTGTAAGCGATAATTGGTTTGTAACCTGGGATACAACGGGAGCATATGTACCTCAAATGAATGTTGGGAGAATACCGGTAACTTCTGAGCAAGAACTAAGCTACTACATGAATAAACATATTAATTATATTTCTAAAGGGTTTGATAGTTGGAATAAACGATTTATCTTTTTTTCTGGTGGGACTGGCGATAATCAGAGTCAGTTGGATCAACTTCGTGAAGTCAATAATTATGTTATCGATAATTTTGTTTCACCTCCTCCTGTTGGCGGAATTCAAAAACATTTTTATAAAACCATTAACCCTAATACGAATTTTGGTCCCTATACAGAAGGTGAGTTTCAAAAAACTATTAATGATGGAGCAGTTATTATTTCTTATTTAGGGCATAGTGGGACTCAAACATGGGACAACTCAATTACACAGGCTTCACAATTAAATAATAATGTAAATAGAAATCCTTTGATAACAGATTTTGGTTGTTCAACAGCTCGGTTTGCTGAACCTGATGTAACTTCTTTCTCGCAACTATTTGTTACATCTAATGAAGGGGAAGCAATTGCTTATATCGGAAACTCCTCTCTTGGATTTTTATCCTCATCATTATTAGCTCCAAAATTATTTTATGAAAAAGTTTTGAAAGATTCAATATACACAATCAGTGAAGCCCTAAAACAAGCAAAATTAACCATGCTTCAGACGTATGGTAGTTCAGGGGTTTACCAATTATTTGCTCTGACCAATACACTAATTGGTGATCCAATTGCACGACTCCCGATTCCTAACAAAGCGAACTTATCAATATCTGCTGCGGATATACATTTAAAATCTGCAAATCCATCTGATCTCACGGAGTCTCTCTCAATTTTTATTAAATTTTATAACTATGGTAAAGTTACTAGTGATTCTTTTACGATTGTTATAAAAGATGCTGTAAATGATTCATCTAATTTTAGCTTATCGTTAAAAAAAACTCTACCAAAATTTTCAGACTCTTTAGTAATATCAATTCCAATTCGAAAGAAACCGGGTGAACATGTATTGACCATTCAACTGGATGCTGAAAATTCAATTGATGAGTTGTCTGAAATGGATAATTTTGTAACTGTTAAATATTTAGTAGTTGGTTCAACAATAAAAACATCGCTTCTTAATTCTGTTGAAAATGGATTGGGTAATACTTTGCGATTATTTAATCCAAGCAGTAAACAATTGAGCGATTCTTTAGAAATGGAATTTGCAACCAATGAAAATTTTAAAAACAGCAGAACTCTATTTAAAACTTTAGATACATTAATTACATCACTTAGTATTGCAGATTTTGAAAATAACAAACGGTACTGGGCAAGAGCAAAAATTGTTGGAAATACTCCATTTGGTTCATTCTTTTCTTTTATTAAAACGAAAGAGAGTAAATATTTATTGAGTGATAGTCTTTCTTTCTCGAGAACAACTTTAGCAAATTTGAAATATCAAAAAACGGGGATCGAATTTGATTCAAGTATTGTTGCTTTTTCCGCTCTCTCTGCTGGTTTTTATGATGGTAATTCGGCTCTAATTCAGAAAAATGGAAATAGCTATATTCCAGAAAATACATTGCGAGGTCACCATATCTGTTTATTTGATGATAGTAGTTTTGCTTTTAAAGGTTATCGACATTTTGATTTATTGGGCGGAGGAGCCACAGAAATCAATAATTATATAAATTTTTTAAATACTCTCTCAGATAAGTTTACCGTTATAATAGCGGTGTCAAATGAAGGAAGTGTTTCCTCTCCAATTTTAAAAAACCTAATTAAAAATTTTGGAAGTAAGTTTATTGATAGCTTAACATTTGGTGGTTCCTGGGCAATCATTGGGAAAAAAGGAGCATTTCCAGGCTCAGTCCCTGAAGCCTATTCCCAACCATTTAAAGGAAAAGTACAAATTGATACAACTTTTTATTTACCGAATAAAAATGGTTCGCTATTATCTTCTGAAATCGGACCAGTTGGGCGATGGGATTCACTTTCAGTAAATCAATTAGTTAGTAATGAACTCATTAGTTCTTATCGTCCACTAGGGATAAGAGATAATGGAATTGTTGATACTTTGAATTTTTTATCATTAAATAACAATGCTGCAAATTTAAGTTTTATTGACGCCAAGGTTTATCCAAAAATTAAAATTCTATCAAATTTTAAAACTGATTCAGATTCCATTTCCCCCAATTTGTCATCATTAAGTGTAAAATTTCATATGCTTCCAGAACTTGTCACTAACTACCAGGTTGTTTCCGTTTCTAAAGATTCTCTCATTCAAGGTGATAGTACTAAACTAAAATTTTATGTTTATAATGTTGGCGAATCACAGGCTGATAGTTTTAAGGTAAAAGTCGATTTGGTCAAACCGGATAACTCGCAAAGAATTTTAATGGATTCTTTAGTTGTTAAGTTGGATTCTATGAGCCGAAAGTATTTTGAGTATAATTATCTGAGTAATCAATATGATAACTACGGTAATATGAAATTTAAAATTTCAATTGATTCAGAAGGTAAAGTAAGAGAATTATACAAGGACAATAATATTTATGAGATTCCTTTCATCGTTAAAAGGGATACAACGAAAACATCTGTTTCATCGGCTTCCGTAAATGTTACGTTTGATGGCGTATCTATTTCTGATGGTGATTTTATTTCCCCATCTCCTAACATTCAAATGACTCTGACTTATCCTGTCTGGTTTTCTGTTAGTGACACTTCTGCAGTTCAATTCTTTCTTGATGAAGAGAAGGTAAGCTATTCCCAGCTTGATATTAATTCGGATACAATTAAGCGAAAAATTATTTTCAGGTATCTTCCAACATTGAATGATGGTGAACATACTTTTAGAGTCTTTGGCAAAAATATAATTGGGAATTTAGAAAACGGACCGGGATACGAAAAAACTTTTCAGGTTTCTAATGATTTAAAACTTATTGATGTATATAATTATCCTAATCCTTTTAAAGACAAAACAGATTTTACTTTTATTCTTACACAATTTCCTGATGAATTAAAAATAAAAATATACACAGTCGCAGGAAGACTGATCAGAGAAATTGACGGAAGACAATATCCGCTGCGCATTAATTTCAATAGAATTAATTGGGATGGAAAAGATCAGGATGGAAGCACTGTTGCCAATGGAGTTTATTTGTATAAAGTGATCGTAAAGAAAGATGGGAAAACAGAAAACGTTACTCAAAAACTTGCTATTGTTAGATAA
- a CDS encoding WecB/TagA/CpsF family glycosyltransferase, translating to MRHILNDIKISTGSKILVFEEVEKLLERTNNSLIITFNLDFLRISTQNLIFKDICTKADIVVPDGIGVTSLLRMIYNIKVNRITGNDIFQFLLNLSRSDHLRYAFIGSEEKVLRKLESYIDDEFPYLKEKLFFSPQYKFEESKIENEKLVNTLVRFKPDILFLALGCPRQEIWLYEHMNKIGAKINIGIGATFDFYTGFKKRSPIFFQELGFEWLWRLMSEPKRLFRRYVIVDIPFYFKSVIKIYTSNIHQIFKSKNCN from the coding sequence TTGAGACATATACTAAACGATATCAAGATTTCAACCGGTTCTAAAATATTAGTTTTCGAGGAGGTTGAAAAATTATTAGAGAGAACTAATAACTCTTTAATTATCACCTTCAATCTTGATTTTCTAAGAATTTCAACACAAAATTTAATTTTCAAAGATATTTGTACAAAAGCTGATATAGTTGTTCCAGATGGTATCGGAGTTACTAGTCTTTTAAGAATGATTTATAACATAAAGGTAAATCGAATTACTGGAAATGATATATTTCAGTTTCTTTTAAATTTATCTCGATCTGACCATTTAAGATATGCGTTTATTGGGTCAGAAGAGAAAGTACTAAGAAAATTGGAATCATATATCGATGACGAATTTCCTTACTTAAAAGAAAAACTTTTTTTTTCTCCACAATATAAATTTGAGGAATCAAAGATTGAAAACGAAAAACTTGTAAATACTCTAGTACGCTTTAAACCTGATATTTTATTTTTGGCACTTGGTTGCCCACGACAAGAGATTTGGTTGTATGAACACATGAATAAAATTGGTGCAAAAATAAATATTGGAATTGGAGCAACTTTTGACTTTTATACTGGATTCAAAAAACGGTCTCCGATTTTTTTCCAAGAATTAGGATTTGAATGGTTGTGGAGATTAATGTCAGAACCTAAAAGATTGTTTAGGAGATATGTTATAGTTGATATTCCATTTTATTTTAAATCAGTCATTAAGATTTATACTTCAAATATTCATCAAATATTTAAAAGTAAAAATTGCAACTAG
- a CDS encoding glycosyltransferase family 4 protein — MAQNYFNDFRNRLLFAHSYVALTDEVYNDLHNHGKKNIVIIPHRIEINEKVIHNSVFNIGYVGRYEKDKGISTLLFAFKHLIIKYPKIKLIFRGKGKQEPLIKNFVSKNKLVKSVIIDTPKMEITEIYKDIGILVLPSLKFEGQGIVLIEAMNLGIPVIGSNVGGIKNVIKNNYNGLLFISGNFTDLVEKITNLIENRDLYLSLITNGKTDVKNNYNIEQTIEDYYKLFKKI; from the coding sequence GTGGCTCAAAACTACTTCAATGATTTTCGTAATAGATTGTTGTTCGCTCATTCATATGTAGCACTAACAGATGAAGTTTATAATGATTTGCATAATCATGGCAAAAAGAATATTGTAATTATTCCACATAGGATTGAAATCAATGAAAAGGTTATACATAATTCAGTTTTTAATATAGGTTATGTGGGCAGATATGAAAAGGATAAGGGGATAAGTACACTACTGTTTGCGTTTAAACATTTAATTATAAAATACCCAAAAATTAAATTAATTTTTAGAGGGAAAGGAAAACAAGAGCCTCTAATTAAAAATTTTGTATCAAAAAACAAACTTGTAAAGAGTGTAATAATTGATACACCTAAAATGGAAATAACAGAAATATATAAAGATATTGGAATACTTGTTCTTCCTTCTCTAAAATTTGAAGGACAAGGAATCGTCTTGATAGAGGCTATGAACTTGGGGATTCCAGTAATCGGTTCAAATGTTGGAGGGATTAAAAATGTAATCAAAAATAATTATAATGGATTATTGTTTATAAGTGGGAATTTTACTGATTTAGTTGAAAAAATAACAAATCTTATTGAAAATCGAGACCTATACCTTTCATTAATTACAAACGGAAAAACAGATGTTAAGAATAATTATAATATCGAGCAGACAATTGAGGATTACTATAAATTGTTTAAAAAGATATAA
- a CDS encoding class I SAM-dependent methyltransferase, with protein sequence MDVDINRLKKIWEELAEEDPFWAILSCPQKKGRKWEVDEFFATGVNEIQDLMNFLGRKNIIYKKFHALDFGCGVGRLTQPLTNYFDFVTGLDISPKMIELSIKFNQKDNARYILNQQLNLSCFLDESFSFIYSNIVLQHIPKNVTFNYLKEFSRVLCEGGILVFQLPDRMTNKIFDALWNNDFVHKWIYPFFLQFRGKLKSRMELHPICKEKVETFIINSSLNLLEIIENRNSGPNWISYTYVVKK encoded by the coding sequence ATGGATGTAGACATAAATCGTTTAAAAAAAATTTGGGAGGAATTAGCTGAAGAGGATCCTTTTTGGGCGATTTTGTCTTGTCCACAAAAAAAAGGAAGGAAATGGGAGGTTGATGAATTCTTTGCTACCGGTGTAAATGAAATACAAGACTTAATGAATTTTCTTGGTAGAAAAAATATTATTTATAAGAAATTCCATGCGTTAGATTTTGGTTGTGGAGTGGGAAGATTAACTCAACCTTTAACAAATTACTTTGACTTTGTTACTGGTTTGGATATCTCACCCAAAATGATTGAACTATCAATTAAGTTTAATCAGAAAGATAATGCAAGGTATATTTTAAATCAACAACTCAACCTCTCCTGTTTTCTAGATGAATCTTTTAGTTTTATTTATTCAAATATTGTTTTGCAGCATATTCCTAAAAATGTGACATTTAATTACTTGAAAGAGTTCAGTAGAGTATTGTGCGAAGGAGGAATACTTGTTTTTCAATTACCAGATAGGATGACGAATAAAATATTTGATGCTTTATGGAATAATGATTTTGTTCATAAATGGATTTATCCATTTTTTCTGCAATTTCGAGGGAAACTAAAGTCCAGGATGGAACTTCATCCAATTTGTAAAGAAAAGGTTGAAACATTTATAATAAACTCTTCTTTGAATTTATTGGAAATAATTGAGAACAGAAATTCTGGTCCAAATTGGATTAGCTACACATATGTTGTGAAGAAATGA
- a CDS encoding glycosyltransferase, which yields MVSILMPTYNCAPFLQEAINSILRQTFCNFEFLIIDDGSTDDTQKIISSFSDNRINYIKKKHSGLADSLNYGLNRARYDVIARMDADDIAHPNRINKQLKILIQKSDEEIIASWYAVFKDEKIKYIVKTPENYEEIVKNLALYSTIPHSGCMYNRNIIFKYGGYSGNAFEDYSLWLRIKGSIRFYNIPEVLSFVRYRRNSLSRASLTIKHKLIYKIQEPYYQDLGFNFSITNINEVNKIKGWREYFYGSTTLARKYWCRTGTKILFDYRLLLAFVVSFLPNKVFIKFKEVRFRFRINYFIHYFSKENKILRELLNASLQQ from the coding sequence ATGGTTTCCATATTAATGCCAACCTATAATTGTGCACCCTTTCTTCAGGAAGCAATTAATAGCATTTTAAGACAGACTTTTTGTAATTTCGAATTTTTAATTATAGATGATGGTTCTACGGATGATACACAGAAGATAATTTCAAGCTTTTCTGATAATAGAATTAATTATATTAAAAAAAAACATTCGGGTCTTGCTGATAGCCTAAATTATGGACTGAACAGAGCAAGATACGATGTAATCGCAAGAATGGATGCGGATGATATTGCACATCCTAATAGAATTAATAAGCAATTGAAAATTCTAATCCAAAAATCTGATGAAGAAATAATCGCTAGCTGGTATGCTGTTTTCAAAGATGAAAAAATTAAGTATATAGTTAAGACTCCTGAGAATTATGAAGAAATAGTTAAAAATTTAGCGTTGTATTCAACCATTCCTCATTCCGGTTGTATGTATAATCGAAATATAATTTTTAAATATGGGGGCTATTCTGGTAATGCTTTTGAAGATTATTCTCTTTGGCTAAGAATAAAAGGTAGTATTAGGTTCTATAATATTCCGGAAGTACTTAGTTTTGTCCGATATAGGAGAAATTCTCTTTCTAGAGCTAGCTTAACAATAAAACATAAATTGATTTATAAAATTCAAGAGCCATATTATCAAGACTTAGGATTTAACTTTTCGATAACGAATATAAATGAAGTAAACAAAATAAAAGGTTGGCGAGAGTATTTTTATGGTTCAACTACATTGGCAAGAAAATATTGGTGTAGAACTGGAACAAAAATTTTATTTGATTACAGACTTTTATTAGCATTTGTGGTTTCATTTTTACCTAATAAAGTATTTATTAAGTTCAAGGAAGTTAGGTTTAGGTTTCGAATAAATTATTTCATTCACTACTTTAGCAAAGAAAACAAAATACTCCGCGAATTATTAAATGCTAGTTTGCAACAATAA
- a CDS encoding glycosyltransferase family 4 protein, with product MTNRVLILTDDLKFTCGISSYLYNFLLENKSTEFDYYILCSGGDAVERFQEINAQIYVDNIFSEKRKSYLRFFIAIIKLFLFIRKYSPSIIHSQNYYAANIARFVSRLTKIKTVQTHHNFFKKTNKLKLLASEYQIVVNDDIKKYICLNYTNNGNRIQTIRYGIIEQNVSLPKRNNLLRVINAGRLIPEKGFDLYLDAIKQLPKNIFNQAEFYIAGEGSEKTRLVKRIEEEEINVTYLGILEPLIRFLKETDIFVFTSYWDAEGFPMSILEAGMCKNLIISSNFRGLFPFFINDFHGFIFKKQNTLELSGKIEKAVNNFNSLQVLINNFYLDIKKNFSLSISVEKTLSIYKSL from the coding sequence ATGACTAACAGAGTATTAATACTTACAGATGATTTAAAATTTACATGTGGTATATCGAGTTATTTATATAATTTTTTATTGGAAAATAAATCAACTGAATTCGATTATTATATCTTATGTTCAGGAGGAGATGCTGTTGAGCGTTTTCAAGAAATAAATGCGCAAATATACGTTGATAATATCTTCAGTGAAAAAAGGAAAAGTTATTTAAGATTCTTTATAGCAATTATTAAATTATTCTTATTTATAAGGAAATATTCTCCTTCTATTATTCATTCTCAAAATTATTATGCTGCAAATATAGCCAGGTTTGTTTCAAGGTTAACTAAAATTAAAACTGTTCAAACACATCATAATTTTTTTAAGAAAACAAACAAATTAAAATTATTGGCAAGCGAATATCAGATTGTTGTTAACGATGATATAAAAAAGTATATATGTTTAAACTATACTAATAATGGAAATAGAATTCAAACAATCAGATACGGGATAATTGAACAAAATGTTAGTTTGCCTAAGAGGAATAATTTGTTGAGAGTAATTAATGCAGGTAGGTTAATTCCAGAGAAAGGATTTGATCTGTATCTGGATGCCATAAAGCAACTACCAAAAAATATTTTCAACCAGGCTGAATTTTATATAGCGGGTGAGGGGAGCGAGAAAACAAGACTAGTAAAACGAATTGAAGAAGAGGAAATTAATGTTACTTATCTTGGTATACTTGAACCACTGATTCGCTTTTTAAAAGAAACAGATATTTTTGTTTTTACAAGTTATTGGGATGCTGAAGGATTTCCAATGTCGATTTTAGAAGCGGGAATGTGTAAAAACCTTATAATTAGTTCTAATTTTAGAGGATTATTCCCTTTCTTTATAAATGATTTTCATGGATTCATTTTTAAGAAGCAGAATACCCTAGAGTTATCAGGAAAAATTGAAAAGGCTGTAAATAATTTCAATTCTCTTCAAGTACTTATTAATAATTTTTATTTGGATATAAAGAAAAACTTTTCATTAAGTATTTCTGTTGAAAAAACTTTGTCAATTTATAAATCATTGTAG
- a CDS encoding glycosyltransferase family 2 protein — translation MNVDNYKIAAVIVTYNRLELLKQCLDSINKQTRKLDEIIVINNSSTDGTFEWLNEQNDLTIISQENSGGAGGFYTGIKTAYEKGYDWIWCMDDDVIPEKNTLFNLICFLSDQVDNISAVASKRIREVSQEKAIGEIICTDFSKIRHDLRYKIKIPESEIENKPRTIFAATFEGMMINKDAIHKVGFPNEKFFIWYDDLEYCIRLNQFGKIYLIPFSILIKKAINQLGIQNSKWEIKKHLYGIRNLTYIEFHCIHNQRLNRIIQILSLISYFTRFLRIVFYSSEKFYLKGRYIMQGFEQLYFGYKKKLGLIND, via the coding sequence ATGAATGTGGACAATTACAAAATAGCTGCTGTTATAGTTACTTATAACAGATTAGAATTGTTAAAACAATGTTTAGATTCCATAAATAAACAAACAAGAAAATTAGATGAAATTATAGTTATAAATAATTCTAGTACAGATGGTACCTTCGAATGGCTGAATGAACAAAACGATTTAACAATTATTTCTCAAGAGAATAGTGGGGGTGCCGGTGGATTTTACACTGGGATTAAAACAGCTTATGAAAAAGGATATGATTGGATTTGGTGTATGGATGATGATGTGATTCCAGAAAAGAACACCTTGTTTAATTTAATTTGTTTTTTAAGTGATCAAGTCGATAATATATCGGCAGTTGCTAGCAAAAGAATCAGAGAAGTTTCTCAGGAAAAAGCTATTGGAGAGATTATTTGTACAGATTTTTCAAAAATTAGGCATGACTTAAGGTATAAAATAAAAATCCCTGAAAGTGAGATTGAAAATAAACCTAGAACCATATTTGCAGCTACTTTTGAAGGAATGATGATTAACAAAGATGCCATTCATAAGGTTGGATTTCCTAATGAAAAATTCTTCATTTGGTATGATGATTTGGAATACTGTATTAGGTTGAATCAATTTGGAAAAATATACTTAATCCCATTTTCCATTCTAATTAAAAAAGCGATAAATCAATTAGGAATTCAAAACTCCAAATGGGAAATAAAGAAACATTTGTATGGGATAAGAAATCTTACTTATATAGAATTTCATTGCATTCATAATCAAAGACTAAACCGAATTATTCAAATATTAAGTCTTATATCTTATTTTACAAGATTTTTAAGGATCGTTTTTTATAGTTCTGAAAAGTTTTACTTGAAAGGAAGATATATTATGCAAGGATTCGAGCAATTATATTTTGGATATAAAAAGAAACTTGGATTGATTAATGACTAA